The stretch of DNA GCAGGACGTGTGACGCCAGTACTACACCAACCTCAATTACGTGATGCCGCTGAGCAATGGCCAATCCGTGACCCTGGACGGCAACCTGTACCGCACACTGGATACCGGGAGTGCCAACGCAGGCACGATCAACACCACGGCGTACTCGCTGGCGGCGGCCTATTCGTTCCTGCAGGTCCACACGCTGACGCTGTCGTTCCAGAAGATCGATGGCAACGAGCCGTTCGACTACATCGGCGCGGGTGACAACGGTGCTGCCGCGGCCGGCGACTCGATCCTGCTGGCCAACTCGGTGCAATGGTCCGACTTCAACGGCCCTGGCGAAGCCTCCTGGGCCCTGCGGTACGACTTGAACATGGCGACCTACGGTGTGCCGGGGCTTAGCTTTATGAGCCGCTACATCAACGGTTCCGACATTGACGGCAGCCACACCCCGGCCAACAGTGCCTACCTCGGCGCCTACGGCAACGGCGCCAAGGAGCACGAAACCGACGTGGAAGTGAAGTACGTGGTGCAGAGCGGGCCGGCGAAAAACCTCGCGTTCCGCCTGCGCCAGGCCTACCACACCGGCAGTTCCGAGTCGGGCAGTGGCGGCGACGTCAACGATACGCGCCTGATCGTCAACTACCCGTTCAACATCCTGTAAGCCCTTCCCGGGACGTGCCAGCGACACAGGTCGCTGGCACGCTGAACAGCTATTTGGGTTGGCAGTTCTGCGGGAGGCGTTAAACTGCGCGGCCTCACTCTGCAGCAAAACGAGACCTTCATGGCCAACCACGACCTCGCGTTCACCCCCGACCTCGATCCGGACTCCATCTCTTCCGACGTCATCGGCTTCAACGGCATCCTCGTCTCCACGCAAATCCCTACCCGCGCCGACGGCAGCCTGGAGCTTGGCGACATCACCCTGCAAAGCGAATGCACCCTGCAAGCCCTGAAAGTGGCCCTGGAACGCGCCGGCAGCTCGATTGACCGGGTCATGCACCTGACCATCTATCTGACGGACATGGCCGACCGCGCCGCCTTCAACGAAGTCTACAAACGCTATTTCGCCAAGCCCTGGCCAGTGCGCGCAGCGGTTGGCGTGGCCGCCCTGGCGGTGGAAGGCATGCGGGTTGAAGTCACGGCGATGGCCGCCAAGGGTTGATGGGATGCCTGGCGGGCATTTCACAGCTACAATGCCCGCCTCCGTGACAAGCCTGACTAAAAAAACTATGTCCTTGCCCAAGCATCACCTGGAATTGCTCAGCCCTGCCCGCGATGTTGCCATCGCCCGCGAGGCCATCTTGCATGGCGCCGACGCCGTGTACATCGGCGGCCCGAGTTTCGGCGCGCGCCATAACGCCTGCAACGACGTGAGCGATATCGCGCAGTTGGTGGAGTTCGCCCGGCGCTACCACGCGCGGGTGTTCACCACCATCAACACGATCCTGCACGACAACGAGCTGGAGCCGGCGCGCAAGCTGATCCACCAGCTCTACGATGCCGGCGTCGACGCGCTGATCGTCCAGGACCTGGGGGTGATGGAGCTGGATATCCCGCCCATCGAACTGCATGCCAGCACCCAGACCGACATCCGCACCCTGGGCCGGGCCAAGTTCCTCGACCAGGCCGGTTTTTCGCAGCTGGTGTTGGCCCGTGAGCTGAACCTGCAGGAAATCCGTGCGATTGCCGATGAAACCGATGCCGCCATCGAGTTCTTTATCCACGGTGCGTTGTGCGTGGCCTTCTCCGGCCAGTGCAACATCTCCCACGCCCAGAATGGCCGCAGCGCCAACCGTGGCGATTGCTCCCAGGCCTGCCGCCTGCCCTACACCTTGAAAGATGACCAGGGCCGTGTGGTTGCCTTTGAAAAGCACCTGTTGTCGATGAAAGACAACAACCAGAGCGCCAACCTGCGCGCCCTGGTGGATGCCGGCGTGCGTTCGTTCAAGATCGAAGGCCGCTACAAGGACATGGGCTATGTGAAGAACATCACCGCCTATTACCGTCAGCGCCTGGACGAGATTCTCGAAGACCGTCCGGACCTGGCCCGCGCTTCCAGCGGCCGCACCGCGCATTTCTTCCTGCCGGACCCGGAAAAGACCTTCCATCGTGGCAGCACCGACTACTTCGTCACCGACCGCAAGGTCGACATCGGCGCCTTCGACACCCCAACCTTTACCGGCCTGCCGGTGGGTGTGGTGGAAAAAGCCGGCAAGCGTGACTTGCAAGTGGTCACCCATGAGCCGCTGTCCAACGGCGACGGCCTCAATGTGCTGATCAAGCGTGAAGTGGTAGGTTTCCGCGCGAACATCGCCGAGCCAAAAGGTGAGTTCGAAGAAGACGGCGAGAAGCGCTATCGCTACCGCGTCGAACCCAATGAAATGCCGGCAGGCTTGCACCAACTGCGCCCGAATCATCCGTTGAACCGCAACCTGGACCATAACTGGCAGCAGGCTTTGCTGAAGACTTCCGCCGAGCGCCGTATTGGTGTGTCCTGGGCGGCTCGCCTGCAGGAAGACCGCCTGGAACTGACCGTCACCAGCGAAGAAGGCATCAGCGCCAGCGTTGCCCTGCCCGGCCCGTTTGGCGTGGCCAACAAGCCGGAACAGGCGCTCGAAACCCTGCGCGACCTGCTGGGCCAACTGGGCACCACCCAGTACCACGCCACTGCGATCGAGCTGGATGCGCCGCAGGCGTTCTTCATCCCGAACTCGCAGCTCAAGGCCCTGCGCCGTGAAGTGATCGAGGCGCTGACCGAGGCGCGTATCCAGGCCCATCCACGGGGCGGCCGCAAGGCAGAAACCACGCCGCCGCCGGTGTATCCGGAATCGCACCTGTCGTTCCTGGCCAACGTCTACAACCAGAAGGCCCGCGACTTCTATCACCGCCATGGTGTGCAACTGATCGACGCGGCGTACGAAGCCCACGAAGAAACCGGCGAAGTGCCGGTGATGATCACCAAGCACTGCCTGCGGTTCTCGTTCAACCTGTGCCCCAAACAGGCCAAGGGGGTGACGGGGGTGAAGACCAAGGTCGCGCCGATGCAGTTGATCCACGGCGACGAAGTGCTGACGCTGAAGTTCGACTGCAAGCCTTGCGAGATGCACGTGATCGGCAAGATCAAGGGCCACATCCTCGGCCTGCCGCAACCGGGCAGCGTGGTGGGTTATATCAGCCCGGATGACCTGCTCAAGACCATCCCGCGCGGCGCACATTGAGTCGCGGGTGAGCGTC from Pseudomonas sp. NC02 encodes:
- a CDS encoding RidA family protein, yielding MANHDLAFTPDLDPDSISSDVIGFNGILVSTQIPTRADGSLELGDITLQSECTLQALKVALERAGSSIDRVMHLTIYLTDMADRAAFNEVYKRYFAKPWPVRAAVGVAALAVEGMRVEVTAMAAKG
- a CDS encoding U32 family peptidase — protein: MSLPKHHLELLSPARDVAIAREAILHGADAVYIGGPSFGARHNACNDVSDIAQLVEFARRYHARVFTTINTILHDNELEPARKLIHQLYDAGVDALIVQDLGVMELDIPPIELHASTQTDIRTLGRAKFLDQAGFSQLVLARELNLQEIRAIADETDAAIEFFIHGALCVAFSGQCNISHAQNGRSANRGDCSQACRLPYTLKDDQGRVVAFEKHLLSMKDNNQSANLRALVDAGVRSFKIEGRYKDMGYVKNITAYYRQRLDEILEDRPDLARASSGRTAHFFLPDPEKTFHRGSTDYFVTDRKVDIGAFDTPTFTGLPVGVVEKAGKRDLQVVTHEPLSNGDGLNVLIKREVVGFRANIAEPKGEFEEDGEKRYRYRVEPNEMPAGLHQLRPNHPLNRNLDHNWQQALLKTSAERRIGVSWAARLQEDRLELTVTSEEGISASVALPGPFGVANKPEQALETLRDLLGQLGTTQYHATAIELDAPQAFFIPNSQLKALRREVIEALTEARIQAHPRGGRKAETTPPPVYPESHLSFLANVYNQKARDFYHRHGVQLIDAAYEAHEETGEVPVMITKHCLRFSFNLCPKQAKGVTGVKTKVAPMQLIHGDEVLTLKFDCKPCEMHVIGKIKGHILGLPQPGSVVGYISPDDLLKTIPRGAH